The following coding sequences lie in one Mesorhizobium sp. DCY119 genomic window:
- a CDS encoding substrate-binding domain-containing protein, whose translation MSTIDKCRKALGAGSILLASLSATTSFADDFVFVNKHGDITPFCGTEPVRVALIDGYGGNSWRKTAFAEIKDEASKCSNITEVVYSDAGGDAQAYNAAINGFAAQGYEVIVTFTDFGDAAIPAYRAATQAGVTMVPYFSNLGGQMGVDYVANPYEDAYAAGKIFGEWVGKTIKKGKTVFLGGLPGSASSVTFLDGYKEGLKAYPDVELLDDNFIVTNWNPADAQKAVAGLIAKYPQIDAIGSDYGVTSLAAMKAYEAAGLPMPAMAFIATNNEYSCKYMDAKAAGKAWPQLALSGTTADVRFALRAAMAARAGVENPEPRALVAFPFANSEEGLDPKCDPSMPPDADLASSLPIDKLKQLFAQ comes from the coding sequence ATGTCTACTATCGATAAGTGCCGCAAGGCATTGGGCGCCGGCTCCATTCTGCTTGCTTCCCTGTCTGCTACTACATCATTCGCAGATGATTTTGTCTTCGTGAATAAACATGGCGATATCACTCCGTTCTGCGGCACCGAGCCTGTGCGGGTGGCCTTGATCGACGGCTACGGCGGCAATTCGTGGCGCAAGACCGCCTTCGCCGAAATCAAGGACGAAGCCTCGAAATGTTCCAATATCACCGAGGTCGTCTATTCCGATGCCGGCGGTGACGCTCAGGCCTACAACGCGGCCATCAACGGATTTGCTGCTCAAGGATATGAGGTCATCGTCACTTTTACGGACTTCGGTGACGCGGCCATCCCGGCCTATCGGGCTGCCACGCAAGCCGGCGTGACGATGGTTCCATATTTCTCGAATCTCGGCGGCCAGATGGGTGTCGACTACGTGGCCAACCCATATGAGGATGCGTACGCCGCGGGTAAAATTTTCGGAGAATGGGTCGGTAAGACCATCAAAAAAGGAAAGACGGTTTTCCTCGGCGGTCTTCCGGGTTCAGCTTCGTCCGTTACGTTCCTGGATGGCTACAAGGAAGGTCTCAAGGCCTATCCCGATGTTGAACTGCTCGACGACAACTTCATCGTCACCAACTGGAACCCGGCGGATGCCCAGAAGGCAGTGGCGGGTTTGATCGCCAAATACCCGCAGATCGATGCAATCGGCTCCGACTACGGCGTCACCAGCCTCGCCGCGATGAAGGCCTATGAAGCCGCAGGTCTGCCGATGCCGGCGATGGCCTTCATTGCGACGAACAATGAATACAGCTGCAAGTACATGGACGCCAAGGCCGCCGGAAAGGCCTGGCCCCAGCTTGCTCTAAGCGGAACGACCGCCGACGTCCGGTTCGCGCTTCGTGCCGCCATGGCCGCCCGTGCCGGCGTGGAGAACCCTGAGCCGCGCGCACTTGTCGCCTTTCCGTTTGCCAACAGCGAGGAGGGTCTTGATCCGAAGTGCGATCCGTCGATGCCGCCGGACGCAGATCTCGCATCCTCGCTGCCGATCGATAAGCTCAAGCAACTGTTTGCGCAATAA